From Halodesulfovibrio sp., a single genomic window includes:
- the cobT gene encoding nicotinate-nucleotide--dimethylbenzimidazole phosphoribosyltransferase yields MKFSESGHAFEARKFSTYENTAENEVLLRDLLDRIEPVSPSLRKAANQRLDNLTKPVGSLGKLEELAIRMCCIQKKTIGIAADPLRIYAIAGDHGVNEEGVSAFTQDVTRQMVQNFCNGGAGINVLANTAGAELCVVDLASKGGAYPEHPSLIQCKIAQGTNNIAKAPAMSREMCLRALLIGASLAHKAHLEGCPAIGTGEMGVSNTTPSTALYCSFLNLLPKDITGAGGGIDAEGIKRKTLAIERALSLHANTIQSGDPVDILAAVGGYEIAALAGLILGGAANNQLVLLDGFIATAAYTAAWKLCPTVKDYTFFSHASAEAGHKTILEKLDIAPLHDLGLRLGEGSGVPLALFLMRCACNTYNQMTTYDDANVEPPDNLLP; encoded by the coding sequence ATGAAATTTTCCGAATCAGGTCACGCTTTCGAAGCTAGGAAATTTTCCACCTACGAAAACACCGCAGAAAACGAAGTTCTGCTGCGCGATCTTTTAGACCGGATTGAGCCGGTTTCCCCCTCTTTGCGAAAAGCAGCAAACCAGCGTCTCGACAATCTCACAAAACCTGTGGGCAGCCTCGGTAAGCTGGAAGAGCTTGCCATACGCATGTGCTGCATCCAAAAGAAAACAATAGGCATAGCTGCTGATCCGCTCCGCATTTACGCAATTGCAGGAGACCACGGTGTCAATGAAGAAGGAGTCTCGGCTTTTACACAAGATGTAACACGCCAGATGGTACAAAATTTTTGCAACGGCGGGGCAGGAATAAATGTGTTGGCAAATACTGCGGGTGCTGAGTTATGCGTAGTTGATCTCGCATCCAAAGGTGGAGCGTATCCTGAGCACCCATCATTAATTCAATGCAAAATTGCCCAAGGTACCAACAACATAGCAAAAGCACCGGCAATGAGTCGAGAAATGTGCCTGAGGGCGCTGCTCATTGGTGCTTCCCTTGCCCATAAAGCCCATCTGGAAGGCTGCCCAGCAATCGGCACCGGAGAAATGGGGGTTTCCAACACAACGCCTTCAACAGCCCTCTACTGCTCATTTCTTAACCTGCTCCCGAAAGATATTACAGGGGCAGGCGGCGGCATAGACGCAGAGGGTATCAAAAGAAAAACTCTGGCTATCGAGCGCGCACTGTCATTACACGCCAATACAATTCAATCCGGTGACCCCGTAGATATTCTTGCGGCTGTCGGCGGGTATGAAATTGCCGCACTGGCAGGCTTAATACTTGGTGGAGCAGCCAATAACCAACTCGTACTTCTCGATGGATTCATCGCAACAGCAGCCTACACAGCCGCGTGGAAGCTTTGTCCGACGGTCAAAGACTATACATTTTTCTCGCATGCATCAGCCGAAGCAGGACACAAGACCATCCTTGAGAAGCTGGATATTGCCCCGCTTCATGATCTCGGACTCCGGCTAGGTGAAGGCAGCGGCGTGCCGCTTGCGCTTTTCCTTATGCGCTGTGCCTGCAATACCTATAACCAAATGACCACCTACGATGATGCCAATGTAGAGCCACCTGACAACCTGCTGCCATAA
- the dnaX gene encoding DNA polymerase III subunit gamma/tau, which produces MSTAALTTAYRPQRFAEVAGQQTIKSVLSRAAKEDKVAPAYLFSGTRGVGKTTIARIFAKALNCQNAPTGEPCNECEHCKKITQGMHVDVVEIDGASNRGIDDARRLRESIGYAAMEGRYKVFIIDEAHMLTRDAFNALLKTLEEPPKGVTFILATTESHKFPITIISRCQHYTFKMLTEQELVEHLSKILELEKHEYDPAAVRLIARRAAGSVRDSMSLLGQVLALGHDRLEIADVRSILGLAGQELFFSVMDAMKNQDVVALSQVIREILEQGVDIGFFLRELGNTWRNLFMLKQAGEQALPLLNLPEAEAQQWLELAPQFALSHVHACWQLTLEGQRRVLTSLEPAMALELLLLNLAFLPKLISTESLSRGTGAPQQPAGQRPAPQQATPQPAPQETQQAAPQAQQQRAPQAPSQPPHRQQGQQPSYMQQEQRQQPPHRQQQEQRQQPPHRQQRQPMQQNMPPSMPPMDAPPVELPPELGGANNSMSAPPDIPSSGGGDSSSNTQPSDLTGWSEFLESCQKQDETGGKSLQYLAQATGKRLGDSIQITAAGRTQYDMLNNTDVINLLTHRAKEWYGTSSVILLEPESEARSYHELKEEIESNPAAQLLKEELGAELLTFKHKDDPSRK; this is translated from the coding sequence ATGAGTACAGCAGCATTAACCACAGCCTACAGACCACAACGCTTTGCCGAAGTTGCAGGGCAGCAGACAATCAAATCTGTTCTGTCCAGAGCAGCCAAAGAAGACAAAGTAGCCCCCGCCTACCTTTTTAGCGGCACTCGCGGTGTCGGTAAAACAACCATTGCCCGTATTTTTGCAAAAGCACTTAACTGTCAGAACGCACCGACCGGAGAGCCGTGTAATGAGTGTGAGCATTGCAAAAAGATTACGCAGGGCATGCATGTAGATGTGGTAGAAATTGACGGTGCCTCCAACCGAGGTATTGATGACGCACGCAGGTTGCGCGAATCCATTGGATATGCCGCAATGGAAGGACGTTACAAAGTCTTCATTATCGATGAAGCCCACATGCTCACCCGTGACGCGTTCAATGCGCTGCTCAAAACGTTGGAGGAACCACCTAAAGGGGTGACGTTTATTCTGGCGACTACAGAATCACATAAATTTCCGATTACAATCATCAGCCGTTGTCAGCACTACACATTTAAGATGCTTACAGAGCAGGAGCTTGTGGAGCATCTGAGTAAAATTTTAGAGCTTGAAAAACATGAATATGACCCCGCCGCAGTGCGCCTTATTGCGCGTCGTGCCGCAGGTTCTGTACGTGATTCTATGTCCCTTCTCGGACAGGTGTTGGCTCTTGGTCATGATCGTCTAGAAATAGCTGATGTACGCTCTATTCTTGGACTTGCAGGGCAAGAACTGTTTTTCAGCGTTATGGACGCTATGAAAAATCAAGATGTTGTCGCATTGTCGCAAGTTATCCGTGAAATATTGGAGCAAGGTGTAGATATTGGGTTCTTTTTGCGAGAACTCGGTAATACGTGGCGAAATTTGTTTATGCTCAAGCAGGCAGGAGAACAGGCTTTACCGCTTCTTAATTTGCCGGAAGCAGAAGCACAGCAATGGCTGGAACTTGCACCGCAATTTGCACTTTCGCATGTGCATGCTTGCTGGCAGCTTACACTTGAAGGGCAACGTCGTGTTCTTACCAGTTTAGAACCAGCAATGGCTCTTGAACTGCTGTTGCTTAACCTTGCTTTTCTACCGAAACTTATTTCTACAGAATCGCTCTCGCGTGGAACCGGTGCTCCGCAGCAACCAGCGGGACAACGCCCCGCTCCTCAGCAGGCAACACCACAACCTGCACCACAGGAAACACAACAGGCAGCACCACAAGCCCAGCAGCAACGAGCGCCGCAAGCTCCATCTCAACCGCCGCATAGACAGCAAGGGCAGCAGCCATCGTATATGCAGCAGGAGCAACGCCAGCAGCCACCACATCGGCAGCAACAGGAACAGCGTCAACAACCTCCGCATAGGCAGCAGCGTCAGCCAATGCAACAGAATATGCCGCCTTCTATGCCTCCAATGGATGCGCCACCTGTGGAGCTTCCTCCAGAGCTTGGAGGGGCGAACAACAGCATGAGCGCGCCGCCGGATATTCCTTCTTCCGGTGGAGGAGACTCCTCAAGTAATACTCAGCCGTCCGATCTTACAGGCTGGAGCGAATTTTTAGAGTCCTGCCAAAAGCAGGATGAGACGGGCGGCAAAAGCTTACAGTATCTTGCTCAGGCAACAGGGAAAAGGCTCGGTGACAGTATACAGATTACCGCGGCTGGTCGAACTCAGTACGACATGTTAAATAATACGGATGTTATCAATCTGCTTACGCACCGTGCGAAAGAGTGGTACGGAACGTCCTCTGTAATCTTGCTTGAGCCTGAATCAGAAGCGCGCAGTTATCACGAATTAAAAGAAGAAATTGAATCGAATCCGGCAGCACAGCTTCTAAAAGAAGAACTCGGTGCTGAGTTGCTGACATTCAAACATAAAGATGACCCGAGCCGGAAATAA
- a CDS encoding YkgJ family cysteine cluster protein: MKLDFSEFFAQYEALVAEVDSVFDRVADMHGDCISCKTGCSDCCHALFDVSLIEALYLNHKFLERYPFGEERSNIVEAANIADRKIYKRKRQLYRDSMKGVETRELLEAMAKERIRCPLLNSEEKCTLYDARPITCRLYGIPTNIGGKAHTCGLSKFKPGTPYPTVSLDTIQDRLGKISLELCKSIKSRYKELPEVLVPVSMALITNYDDEYLGLKEPKKKGV, translated from the coding sequence ATGAAGTTGGATTTTTCTGAATTTTTTGCACAATACGAAGCACTTGTTGCTGAAGTAGATTCTGTTTTTGATCGTGTAGCCGATATGCACGGTGACTGTATTAGCTGTAAAACTGGTTGCAGTGACTGTTGCCATGCATTGTTTGACGTAAGCCTGATTGAAGCGCTGTACCTTAACCACAAATTTCTCGAACGATACCCGTTTGGTGAAGAGCGTTCTAATATCGTAGAAGCTGCTAACATCGCGGACCGTAAGATTTATAAACGTAAGCGCCAACTGTACCGCGACTCCATGAAAGGTGTTGAAACACGCGAATTGCTCGAAGCAATGGCTAAGGAGCGTATCCGCTGCCCACTGCTTAACAGCGAAGAAAAATGTACATTGTACGATGCCCGTCCGATAACCTGCCGGTTATACGGCATCCCTACTAATATCGGTGGCAAAGCGCATACCTGCGGACTTTCTAAGTTTAAACCGGGCACACCATACCCTACTGTGTCCCTTGATACTATTCAGGATAGACTCGGAAAAATCAGCCTTGAGCTGTGTAAAAGCATCAAGTCTAGATATAAGGAACTGCCGGAAGTGCTGGTTCCTGTGTCAATGGCACTTATTACTAACTACGATGATGAGTACCTTGGTCTTAAAGAACCAAAGAAAAAGGGTGTGTAA
- the recR gene encoding recombination mediator RecR, whose translation MQQLPEPLKILVEQLSKLPGLGPKSAQRLAMTLLKWPEKQTRDLGQNIHDLRDKLHLCDRCGALSDTDPCAICINETRATDTLCLVPEWDAMLALEEGGFYKGQYFIIGGLIAPLENVTPEQLELDKLKQRLLEGAITEIIFALGTTIEAENTVSYIKELVKREFPHISVSRLAQGIPLGSDVKFVDKATLRQSLNYRQKL comes from the coding sequence GTGCAACAGCTCCCTGAACCGTTAAAAATTCTGGTCGAACAGCTTTCCAAACTGCCGGGGCTCGGACCTAAGTCTGCCCAACGGCTTGCAATGACACTTCTCAAGTGGCCGGAAAAGCAAACCCGCGATCTTGGACAAAATATTCATGACTTGCGGGATAAACTCCATCTGTGTGACCGATGCGGTGCATTATCAGATACCGACCCTTGTGCTATTTGCATCAATGAGACCCGCGCTACAGATACCCTGTGTCTTGTGCCGGAGTGGGATGCAATGCTCGCACTTGAAGAAGGCGGCTTCTATAAAGGACAATACTTTATCATCGGCGGACTCATTGCGCCGCTTGAAAACGTAACTCCTGAGCAGTTGGAGCTGGACAAACTGAAGCAGCGCTTACTCGAAGGTGCTATTACCGAGATTATCTTTGCGCTCGGAACCACCATTGAAGCGGAAAATACCGTTTCCTACATTAAGGAACTTGTAAAACGGGAATTTCCGCACATTAGTGTAAGTCGACTAGCGCAAGGTATCCCCCTTGGCTCAGATGTAAAATTTGTTGATAAGGCAACGCTTCGGCAGTCATTGAATTATCGGCAAAAGCTGTAG
- a CDS encoding YbaB/EbfC family nucleoid-associated protein, with product MRGMNDMLRQAQMLQKKMTKLQDELAEREVTGTAGGGMITVVCTGKQEIRSIAIDKNAVDPEDVEMLQDLVLAATNDALRKSKEMAENEMGALTGGMNIPGLF from the coding sequence ATGCGTGGAATGAACGATATGCTTCGTCAGGCTCAGATGCTTCAGAAAAAAATGACTAAACTTCAGGACGAACTGGCAGAACGCGAAGTAACCGGCACTGCTGGCGGTGGTATGATTACCGTTGTTTGTACTGGTAAACAGGAAATCCGTTCAATTGCTATCGACAAAAACGCTGTAGACCCTGAAGATGTTGAAATGCTTCAGGACCTCGTGCTTGCTGCAACCAATGACGCACTGCGTAAGTCTAAAGAAATGGCTGAAAACGAAATGGGCGCTCTCACCGGCGGCATGAACATCCCGGGCTTATTCTAA
- a CDS encoding M14 family metallopeptidase, whose translation MRLLLSFILVAITTVSAFAQKPLDFSLHKLGNDPKGPTILVIGGIQGDEPGGFSAAGMLVSHYEITKGNIWVVPNLNFLSIIKSSRGSYGDMNRKFAALDKNDPDYASVQRIKKIIRNKQIDMVLNLHDGSGFYNPKYIDKLHNPRYWGQCVIIDQKNIQSPKFGNLSRMARIAVKKANTELLKKSDKFHLKNTRTREGDHEMEKSLTYYAIKHGKPAFGIEASKSFMTPTRTYYHLSVLESFLKQAGIEFSRNFELSPRAIKRAMFSQVKLALYGGKLQLELDNVRKYLNYVPMNKDLADDFKASKPLLTMVDAPNGYKVYYGNRNLTNLSPQFFEFDDSLSSLKVTIDGRTQEVPIGTIVEVNNHFRVSSLKGYRFNIIGYVAPNKGTESDVLVRKKDLVKRFSLDKGGRVYRVEAYRGEKFSGMILVRFGKNSAVAAR comes from the coding sequence ATGCGATTGTTATTATCTTTCATACTCGTTGCCATAACGACGGTTTCTGCATTTGCGCAAAAACCGTTGGATTTTTCTTTGCACAAGCTTGGCAATGATCCAAAAGGTCCGACAATTCTTGTCATCGGTGGTATTCAAGGAGATGAACCGGGCGGTTTTAGCGCTGCGGGCATGCTTGTATCCCACTACGAAATTACCAAAGGTAATATTTGGGTTGTTCCCAATTTGAACTTTCTGAGCATCATCAAAAGCTCCCGTGGGTCATACGGTGATATGAACCGAAAGTTTGCTGCCTTGGATAAAAATGATCCAGACTATGCTTCTGTACAACGAATTAAAAAAATAATTCGGAATAAACAGATCGACATGGTGCTCAATCTGCATGACGGAAGCGGGTTCTACAATCCAAAGTATATCGACAAATTACATAACCCTCGCTACTGGGGGCAGTGTGTAATTATCGATCAAAAAAATATCCAAAGCCCAAAATTTGGTAATTTAAGCCGCATGGCGCGAATTGCAGTGAAAAAAGCAAATACCGAGTTGTTGAAAAAGAGCGATAAATTTCATTTGAAAAATACCCGCACTCGCGAAGGTGACCATGAAATGGAAAAATCACTCACCTACTATGCAATTAAGCATGGCAAACCAGCATTCGGTATTGAAGCCAGCAAGTCGTTCATGACACCGACCCGTACATACTATCATTTGTCGGTTCTTGAATCATTTTTGAAGCAGGCAGGCATAGAATTTTCTCGTAATTTTGAACTAAGTCCACGCGCCATCAAGCGAGCAATGTTCAGTCAGGTTAAACTGGCGTTGTACGGCGGAAAATTACAGCTGGAGCTGGATAATGTTCGCAAGTACTTGAACTATGTTCCTATGAACAAAGACTTAGCTGACGACTTTAAAGCATCCAAACCGCTGTTGACCATGGTTGATGCCCCTAACGGGTACAAGGTCTATTACGGCAATAGAAATTTGACGAACCTGTCCCCGCAGTTCTTTGAATTTGACGACAGCTTGTCTTCATTAAAAGTAACAATTGATGGGCGCACTCAAGAAGTACCGATAGGAACTATCGTCGAGGTCAACAATCATTTCAGAGTAAGCTCTTTGAAAGGATACCGCTTTAACATCATCGGATACGTCGCACCAAACAAAGGGACTGAGTCAGATGTTCTTGTGCGGAAAAAAGATCTCGTGAAACGTTTCTCACTCGATAAAGGCGGACGTGTATATCGCGTTGAAGCATACCGTGGAGAAAAATTCTCCGGCATGATTCTCGTTCGCTTCGGAAAGAACAGCGCGGTCGCTGCCCGTTAA
- a CDS encoding M15 family metallopeptidase, producing the protein MNRRAFLRQICIASAMAIPCNALAAEFPEEEPQEQQEQYDLHVKDYISKMSHFDLAHPDDIILKDEELELLKNCTAKITRVMRTVGYGNFNLISVDQAFLFGRQYSRIGAFSTKEKEFLEKIFYYDADALGFYGDKPITAFTQTISRKDVIKIRHSGHYIFKGHPFEVWKEIKSALSSDVILTSGVRGVVKQFHLFLMKASSNGGNLSLASRSLAPPGYSFHGISDFDVGQKKYGEFNFTSRFTETRVFNKLNELGYLTLRYPRGNLLGVRYEPWHVKVSL; encoded by the coding sequence ATGAATAGGCGAGCCTTTTTACGACAGATTTGTATTGCATCAGCGATGGCAATACCATGCAATGCGCTTGCTGCTGAATTTCCAGAGGAAGAACCTCAGGAACAGCAGGAACAATATGATTTGCATGTAAAAGACTACATCTCCAAGATGAGTCATTTCGATTTAGCACATCCTGATGATATTATTTTAAAAGATGAAGAATTAGAATTACTTAAAAACTGCACTGCCAAAATTACACGTGTAATGCGTACAGTCGGCTATGGTAATTTTAATCTTATAAGTGTTGATCAGGCTTTTTTATTCGGAAGACAGTACAGCCGCATAGGAGCGTTTTCTACTAAAGAAAAAGAGTTTCTTGAAAAGATATTTTACTATGATGCTGATGCGTTAGGTTTTTACGGTGACAAGCCTATTACTGCATTTACGCAGACAATCTCCCGTAAAGATGTAATTAAAATCCGCCACAGTGGGCACTACATATTCAAAGGTCATCCATTTGAAGTGTGGAAAGAAATTAAAAGTGCTCTTTCATCAGATGTAATTTTAACGTCCGGCGTGCGCGGTGTCGTCAAGCAATTCCACTTGTTCCTTATGAAGGCAAGCAGCAATGGCGGGAACCTTTCCCTTGCTTCACGGTCATTGGCACCTCCGGGCTACTCATTTCATGGCATCAGCGATTTTGATGTAGGACAAAAAAAATACGGGGAGTTCAACTTCACTTCCCGTTTTACAGAAACACGTGTGTTCAATAAGTTAAATGAACTTGGCTATTTAACACTGCGATACCCTAGAGGAAATTTGCTGGGAGTACGGTATGAACCCTGGCATGTTAAGGTGAGCTTATAA
- a CDS encoding ferredoxin — MGYNVTVDTDKCTGDAECVDVCPVEVFEMQDGKAEPANADECLGCESCVEVCEADAIVVEEM; from the coding sequence ATGGGTTACAATGTTACCGTTGATACAGACAAATGTACTGGCGACGCAGAATGCGTAGACGTATGTCCAGTTGAAGTTTTCGAAATGCAGGACGGCAAAGCAGAGCCAGCAAACGCAGACGAATGTCTCGGTTGTGAATCCTGTGTTGAAGTTTGTGAAGCAGACGCAATCGTTGTTGAAGAAATGTAA
- a CDS encoding trypsin-like peptidase domain-containing protein, whose protein sequence is MRRFFAIILLVMLSSSIAFAGNNYAKLQNEGSVRITPVVTAVHKAAPAVVSISTDRIVERSVNPFANLLPRNPIFDDFFQRDRGRRKVKEQTLGSGVIIDSNKAIVLTNAHVIEGAAQINVTLLDGRIFTATMLGSDPDFDLAVLKLDDATDLPELPMAQSDDIMPGETVIAIGNPLGFSHTVTTGVVSALNRSIKTDNATITDLIQIDAAINPGNSGGPLINLAGELVGVNTAMLRQAANIGFSIPIDKARRAVTELLETGHIVPVWLGISGQNLDENTAAWLQLQSTKGLLVTAVFNDAPAQQAGLVSGDTIIAVNDNLVTDHRHYIQLLKNMTKGEKVAVTFVRNGEKFTASLYAEPYSEAMAANQLVDRWGFTTRLGDTYLVVDSVRKGSPAAKLGLQTGDLLVNISGKKMTDMNTLYQAFFTHRLDSSLILLVGRGGKGYRVRMDI, encoded by the coding sequence ATGCGTCGATTCTTCGCAATAATCCTTCTGGTCATGCTTAGCAGTAGTATTGCATTTGCTGGAAATAATTATGCAAAACTTCAGAACGAGGGCAGCGTTCGTATAACGCCTGTAGTTACGGCGGTGCATAAAGCTGCACCTGCGGTTGTAAGTATCAGTACTGATAGAATTGTTGAGCGCTCAGTAAATCCGTTTGCAAATTTGCTTCCCCGAAATCCGATCTTTGACGACTTTTTCCAGCGAGATCGTGGACGCCGTAAAGTTAAAGAACAAACGCTCGGCTCCGGCGTAATTATTGATTCCAATAAGGCGATTGTTTTGACAAACGCCCATGTTATTGAAGGTGCAGCCCAGATTAATGTTACGTTGCTTGATGGCAGAATTTTTACCGCGACAATGCTCGGTTCTGACCCTGATTTTGATCTTGCCGTTCTTAAACTTGATGATGCAACAGACTTACCTGAACTGCCAATGGCGCAGTCTGACGACATTATGCCGGGTGAAACTGTAATCGCCATCGGTAACCCGCTCGGGTTTAGCCACACAGTCACTACTGGGGTTGTCTCTGCATTAAATCGTTCTATTAAAACAGATAACGCAACGATTACAGACCTTATCCAGATTGATGCTGCAATTAATCCCGGAAACAGCGGAGGCCCGTTAATTAACCTTGCTGGAGAGCTGGTTGGTGTTAATACGGCTATGTTGCGGCAGGCTGCAAATATTGGGTTTTCCATTCCTATAGATAAAGCACGTCGGGCTGTAACAGAGTTACTGGAAACCGGACATATTGTACCTGTCTGGCTCGGAATTTCCGGACAGAATCTTGATGAAAACACTGCCGCGTGGTTGCAGTTGCAGTCCACAAAAGGGCTGCTTGTAACAGCAGTATTTAATGATGCTCCCGCACAGCAGGCTGGGCTGGTGTCTGGTGATACAATAATTGCTGTAAATGACAATTTGGTGACAGACCATCGTCACTATATACAGCTACTGAAGAATATGACAAAGGGAGAAAAGGTAGCCGTTACTTTTGTTCGTAATGGTGAAAAGTTTACTGCGTCACTGTATGCAGAACCATACTCTGAAGCTATGGCAGCGAATCAGCTTGTCGACAGATGGGGCTTTACGACAAGACTTGGCGATACCTATTTAGTTGTAGATTCCGTACGTAAGGGCAGCCCTGCTGCAAAGCTAGGATTACAGACTGGTGACTTGCTTGTGAACATAAGTGGAAAGAAGATGACTGATATGAATACGTTGTATCAGGCGTTCTTTACACATAGGCTGGATTCTTCCCTTATTCTGCTTGTCGGAAGAGGCGGTAAAGGCTACCGCGTTCGTATGGATATATAG